The genomic window TAAAAATTATAGGAGTAGATTATAATAAAAAAGCTATTAAAATAGCTAAAAAAAATTCTTTTTTATTAAATTTAAAAAATGTTTTTTTTTTACATAGTAATTGGTTCAATTCTGTTAAAAATATTTTTTTTGATATAATTGTTAGTAATCCTCCTTATATTTCTTATTCTGATGTTTCTTTATTAAAAAAAAATATTTTTTTTGAACCTTTTAATTCTTTATTATCAAATAAAAGAGGATTAAAAGAAATAAAATATATTATTCAAACAGCAAAAAAATATTTAAATGATGGAGGTTGGTTATTAATTGAGCATAGTTTTTTAAATAAAAATAAAATTATTTTTTTATTTAAATTAAATAAATATAAAAGTATTAGTTCTTTTAAAGATAATAATGGTATAAATAGAATTACATTAGGTAAAAAATAATTTTTAATTTTTTTAATTTTAATTTTAATTTTAAATTTTAATTGTAATATTTGTTTTAGGTATACAACAACATGTTAAAATTTCTTTTTTATTTAATAAAACTAAATTTTTTTTTTTTAAATATTTTATTTTTCCTTTAATTAATATTATTCTGCATATTCCACAATACCCTTCACAACATTGATATATTGTGTTTAT from Buchnera aphidicola (Greenidea ficicola) includes these protein-coding regions:
- the yfaE gene encoding class I ribonucleotide reductase maintenance protein YfaE — encoded protein: MKIITLIYKKKIKKIYYKKKKTLLNLLKKNKINTIYQCCEGYCGICRIILIKGKIKYLKKKNLVLLNKKEILTCCCIPKTNITIKI
- the prmC gene encoding peptide chain release factor N(5)-glutamine methyltransferase, producing MKIKQWFYMSVNMFNKYSISVYDIEIIFFIVFKKKRTWIFKNFNKIIFLKKLNQLNYLLSKRLNSEPLDYIIGNKNFFSLNFIISKYTLIPRTDTEILVKKILLKIKKYNSLILDLGTGCGNISLSIAKNNLKLKIIGVDYNKKAIKIAKKNSFLLNLKNVFFLHSNWFNSVKNIFFDIIVSNPPYISYSDVSLLKKNIFFEPFNSLLSNKRGLKEIKYIIQTAKKYLNDGGWLLIEHSFLNKNKIIFLFKLNKYKSISSFKDNNGINRITLGKK